A genomic stretch from Scomber scombrus chromosome 8, fScoSco1.1, whole genome shotgun sequence includes:
- the hps3 gene encoding Hermansky-Pudlak syndrome 3 protein isoform X1: protein MVHVYNCHPFCSQQILQVEQEPRLVCCGGGVLFVVATGGCKVEAYNLEVEGCPLICRFATMGTVRSIQNSTIGDYLVTIEEKNSATYLRAYTNWRYQAEEKARVGVRLLGHLLRGASQRGGVQMEIIEIPMSERPVAVACCPVTGDLLVGCHKTLVLFALRRPNQQNLNQSQQNLQSLGTNTQQSSSQSQGQTSSSNQNISFLDFERSVILHLPGMKPKQVALCGGYVAVQAELEVLVLKLDASTEPKSQDESSDPHKSDYLEDQADFLLLPKHGELLGDRAKDCDIPVSIEKTGLEDRAQYTLSYVLFRRFTPDYFQGCSVDETQLHSLQLHPLFTSNQSVTADEPACIFCFFSLPTAGYLYSLKGGVELISAYQYPEKVLEAVLTDHLLHVITKSALQCFTVRCAAVAARIEDPYIDSTMRACPPSSLEVCALRMQLFIGLRSVCVFGRHVVLLSAADAETPEETERNNQRRSQSRKWTVSSPKETSTAGHGWNLYVVDTVSPITLYQEMVEYSQRYAETNPQAQSLRHLFSEAHLLLRASLLQPSEQQQNSEGVPAVSLQTDTDRQPERQTAAQTDRQELEKALRENCAQLGDCFSRSSQKDCHLALPYYRMSGLSVTEVMVRNRPLPSSPHSYGAGFLFYLKHYLLEETEQILSQEAADEVIDIFSQSEPSQLVSVCASPSMTNVSPARTLQILRHLEDSAGVSVPLTITMATMLLRLDDLPQYAQLMERHTEMLLVYGFIEEPRLLLHGGGGGQHTRVQTTALSQQLAKSQPGLLVAGMVALHENNKVQLEQADHIFKELGCENCLQVDFWEGMLMASSQEAVIQELLFRVSSVYIDRLTQTNSDTHTNPPHRRPTRRSLKSADDLINSCTHYGALYPWLTVLSPAHTTSSQHQEALHKLQSLLCGPSLSVGSVIPLLERLSDETLWGFSLHLLCTTRRGQYDCSIEKLLDRCPQAIIAYANHQLQDKYMALWWQKLLPELCNRTRAAADNSILLAALKETLVVVAMETSPSEFLELIPDDGTASYFLPHLLTCSQRHLLA, encoded by the exons ATGGTGCATGTCTACAACTGCCACCCTTTCTGCTCACAGCAGATACTACAG GTGGAGCAGGAGCCTCGACTGGTCTGCTGTGGAGGTGGAGTGCTGTTCGTCGTGGCCACTGGAGGATGCAAG GTGGAGGCCTACAATCTGGAGGTGGAGGGCTGCCCTCTCATCTGTCGCTTTGCCACCATGGGCACTGTGAGGAGCATTCAAAACAGCACAATAG GAGACTATTTGGTGACCATTGAGGAAAAGAACAGCGCCACCTACTTGAGAGCCTACACCAACTGGCGGTACCAG GCTGAGGAGAAGGCCCGTGTCGGGGTGCGCTTGTTGGGTCACCTGCTGCGTGGGGCGTCTCAACGGGGCGGAGTACAGATGGAGATCATTGAGATCCCTATGTCAGAGCGCCCTGTCGCCGTGGCGTGTTGCCCGGTAACAGGTGACCTTTTGGTCGGCTGCCACAAGACGCTGGTTCTGTTTGCTTTGAGGAGACCGAACCAGCAGAACCTG AATCAGAGTCAGCAGAATCTTCAGAGCTTGGGGACCAATACTCAGCAGAGCTCCAGTCAGAGTCAAG GTCAGACCTCAAGTTCAAACCAGAATATTTCCTTTTTGGACTTTGAGCGCTCCGTCATCCTGCATCTGCCAGGAATGAAACCTAAACAG GTTGCGCTGTGTGGAGGATACGTGGCGGTGCAGGCAGAGCTGGAGGTGCTGGTGCTGAAACTAGATGCATCCACTGAACCTAAAAGCCAGGATGAATCATCAGACCCACATAAAAGTg ATTATCTAGAAGACCAGGCTGACTTTCTGCTCCTTCCAAAACATGGAGAGTTGCTCGGTGACCGAGCTAAAGACTGCGACATCCCTGTCAGCATAGAAAAGACCGGGCTGGAGGACAGGGCACAATACACGCTGTCCTATGTGCtcttcag GCGTTTTACTCCAGACTACTTCCAGGGCTGCAGTGTGGATGAGACACAACTTCACTCTCTACAGCTCCACCCACTGTTCACCA gTAACCAGTCAGTGACTGCTGATGAACCAGCATGcatcttctgcttcttctctctTCCCACCGCCGGATACCTATACAGTCTGAAGGGTGGAGTCGAGCTCATCTCAGCCTATCAGTATCCAGAGAAGGTCCTGGAGGCGGTGCTAACAGACCATCTGCTACACGTCATAACCAA GAGTGCTTTGCAGTGCTTTACGGTGCGCTGTGCTGCAGTAGCTGCCAGGATTGAAGACCCTTACATCGATTCCACCATGAGG gcctGTCCGCCCTCCAGCCTCGAGGTGTGTGCGCTCAGGATGCAGCTGTTCATTGGCCTGCGTTCAGTGTGTGTCTTCGGCCGCCATGTGGTGCTGCTCTCCGCCGCCGATGCAGAGACACCAGAGGAGACCGAACGCAACAATCAGCGCAGGAGCCA GAGCAGGAAGTGGACAGTCTCATCTCCCAAAGAGACCAGCACAGCCGGACATGGATGGAACCTCTATGTGGTCGACACCGTCTCCCCCATCACTCTCTACCAAGAGATG GTTGAATACAGCCAGCGTTACGCAGAGACCAACCCACAGGCCCAAAGTCTGCGGCACCTCTTCAGTGAAgctcacctcctcctccgcGCCTCCTTACTGCAGCCATCTGAACAGCAGCAGAACAGCGAGGGCGTCCCAGCGGTGTCTCTGCAgacagatacagacagacagcctgagagacagacagctgcgcagacagacagacaagaacTGGAGAAGGCGTTAAGGGAGAACTGTGCTCAGCTGGGAGACTGTTTCAGCAg GAGCAGCCAGAAGGACTGTCACTTGGCTCTACCTTACTACAGGATGTCTGGTCTGTCAGTCACAGAGGTCATGGTCAGGAACCGCCCCCTTCCCAGCAGCCCCCATTCCTACGGCGCCGGCTTCTTATTTTACCTGAAGCATTACCTGTTAGAAGAAACAGAGCAGATCCTCAGTCAG GAAGCAGCTGATGAGGTCATAGACattttcagccaatcagagccctCACAGCTCGTCAGCGTGTGCGCCAGCCCATCCATGACGAACGTCAGTCCTGCACGGACGCTGCAAATCTTGCGACATCTGGAGGACAGCGCTGGCGTGTCGGTGCCACTGAcaatcaccatggcaaccatgCTGCTACGCTTGGACGACCTGCCACAGTACGCGCAGCTGATGGAGAGACACACTGAG ATGCTGCTGGTTTACGGGTTCATCGAGGAGCCGAGGCTGCTGCTGCACGGTGGAGGTGGAGGCCAGCACACACGCGTGCAAACCACAGCGCTGAGTCAGCAGCTGGCAAAATCCCAGCCAGGACTGCTGGTGGCCGGCATGGTGGCGCTGCATGAGAACAACAAAGTTCAGCTGGAGCAGGCCGACCATATATTCAAG gagCTGGGCTGTGAGAATTGCTTACAGGTGGATTTCTGGGAGGGGATGCTCATGGCCTCGTCACAGGAAGCTGTCATCCAGGAGCTTCTTTTCCGAGTGTCTTCTGTCTACATCGACCGACTGACACAGACAAACTCAGATACACACACCAACCCTCCACACAGACGTCCAACACGCAGGTCATTGAAGAGCGCAGACGATCTG atcaACTCGTGCACGCATTACGGTGCTCTGTACCCGTGGCTCACTGTTCTCAGTCCAGCTCACACTACCAGCTCTCAACACCAGGAGGCGTTACACAAACTGCAG TCTCTGCTGTGTGGTCCGTCCCTGTCTGTGGGCTCTGTCATACCTCTGTTGGAGCGTCTCTCAGACGAAACCTTATGGGGCTTCAGCCTGCACCTCCTCTGCACCACCAGAAGGGGGCAGTACGATTGCAGCATTGAAAAGCTGCTGGACCGTTGCCCTCAGGCCATCATAGCCTACGCCAATCACCAGTTACAAGACAAATACATG GCGTTATGGTGGCAGAAGCTGCTCCCAGAGCTTTGTAACCGGACAAGAGCTGCTGCAGACAACAGCATCCTACTGG
- the hps3 gene encoding Hermansky-Pudlak syndrome 3 protein isoform X2, which produces MVHVYNCHPFCSQQILQVEQEPRLVCCGGGVLFVVATGGCKVEAYNLEVEGCPLICRFATMGTVRSIQNSTIGDYLVTIEEKNSATYLRAYTNWRYQAEEKARVGVRLLGHLLRGASQRGGVQMEIIEIPMSERPVAVACCPVTGDLLVGCHKTLVLFALRRPNQQNLNQSQQNLQSLGTNTQQSSSQSQGQTSSSNQNISFLDFERSVILHLPGMKPKQVALCGGYVAVQAELEVLVLKLDASTEPKSQDESSDPHKSDYLEDQADFLLLPKHGELLGDRAKDCDIPVSIEKTGLEDRAQYTLSYVLFRRFTPDYFQGCSVDETQLHSLQLHPLFTSNQSVTADEPACIFCFFSLPTAGYLYSLKGGVELISAYQYPEKVLEAVLTDHLLHVITKSALQCFTVRCAAVAARIEDPYIDSTMRACPPSSLEVCALRMQLFIGLRSVCVFGRHVVLLSAADAETPEETERNNQRRSHELKEHTMLTGIFLAVGIDPATTPALESLLSRPFLSRKWTVSSPKETSTAGHGWNLYVVDTVSPITLYQEMVEYSQRYAETNPQAQSLRHLFSEAHLLLRASLLQPSEQQQNSEGVPAVSLQTDTDRQPERQTAAQTDRQELEKALRENCAQLGDCFSRSSQKDCHLALPYYRMSGLSVTEVMVRNRPLPSSPHSYGAGFLFYLKHYLLEETEQILSQEAADEVIDIFSQSEPSQLVSVCASPSMTNVSPARTLQILRHLEDSAGVSVPLTITMATMLLRLDDLPQYAQLMERHTEMLLVYGFIEEPRLLLHGGGGGQHTRVQTTALSQQLAKSQPGLLVAGMVALHENNKVQLEQADHIFKELGCENCLQVDFWEGMLMASSQEAVIQELLFRVSSVYIDRLTQTNSDTHTNPPHRRPTRRSLKSADDLINSCTHYGALYPWLTVLSPAHTTSSQHQEALHKLQSLLCGPSLSVGSVIPLLERLSDETLWGFSLHLLCTTRRGQYDCSIEKLLDRCPQAIIAYANHQLQDKYMALWWQKLLPELCNRTRAAADNSILLAALKETLVVVAMETSPSEFLELIPDDGTASYFLPHLLTCSQRHLLA; this is translated from the exons ATGGTGCATGTCTACAACTGCCACCCTTTCTGCTCACAGCAGATACTACAG GTGGAGCAGGAGCCTCGACTGGTCTGCTGTGGAGGTGGAGTGCTGTTCGTCGTGGCCACTGGAGGATGCAAG GTGGAGGCCTACAATCTGGAGGTGGAGGGCTGCCCTCTCATCTGTCGCTTTGCCACCATGGGCACTGTGAGGAGCATTCAAAACAGCACAATAG GAGACTATTTGGTGACCATTGAGGAAAAGAACAGCGCCACCTACTTGAGAGCCTACACCAACTGGCGGTACCAG GCTGAGGAGAAGGCCCGTGTCGGGGTGCGCTTGTTGGGTCACCTGCTGCGTGGGGCGTCTCAACGGGGCGGAGTACAGATGGAGATCATTGAGATCCCTATGTCAGAGCGCCCTGTCGCCGTGGCGTGTTGCCCGGTAACAGGTGACCTTTTGGTCGGCTGCCACAAGACGCTGGTTCTGTTTGCTTTGAGGAGACCGAACCAGCAGAACCTG AATCAGAGTCAGCAGAATCTTCAGAGCTTGGGGACCAATACTCAGCAGAGCTCCAGTCAGAGTCAAG GTCAGACCTCAAGTTCAAACCAGAATATTTCCTTTTTGGACTTTGAGCGCTCCGTCATCCTGCATCTGCCAGGAATGAAACCTAAACAG GTTGCGCTGTGTGGAGGATACGTGGCGGTGCAGGCAGAGCTGGAGGTGCTGGTGCTGAAACTAGATGCATCCACTGAACCTAAAAGCCAGGATGAATCATCAGACCCACATAAAAGTg ATTATCTAGAAGACCAGGCTGACTTTCTGCTCCTTCCAAAACATGGAGAGTTGCTCGGTGACCGAGCTAAAGACTGCGACATCCCTGTCAGCATAGAAAAGACCGGGCTGGAGGACAGGGCACAATACACGCTGTCCTATGTGCtcttcag GCGTTTTACTCCAGACTACTTCCAGGGCTGCAGTGTGGATGAGACACAACTTCACTCTCTACAGCTCCACCCACTGTTCACCA gTAACCAGTCAGTGACTGCTGATGAACCAGCATGcatcttctgcttcttctctctTCCCACCGCCGGATACCTATACAGTCTGAAGGGTGGAGTCGAGCTCATCTCAGCCTATCAGTATCCAGAGAAGGTCCTGGAGGCGGTGCTAACAGACCATCTGCTACACGTCATAACCAA GAGTGCTTTGCAGTGCTTTACGGTGCGCTGTGCTGCAGTAGCTGCCAGGATTGAAGACCCTTACATCGATTCCACCATGAGG gcctGTCCGCCCTCCAGCCTCGAGGTGTGTGCGCTCAGGATGCAGCTGTTCATTGGCCTGCGTTCAGTGTGTGTCTTCGGCCGCCATGTGGTGCTGCTCTCCGCCGCCGATGCAGAGACACCAGAGGAGACCGAACGCAACAATCAGCGCAGGAGCCA CGAGTTGAAAGAACACACCATGCTGACTGGTATTTTCCTGGCGGTAGGAATCGATCCCGCTACCACGCCGGCTCTGGAGAGCCTTCTATCACGCCCCTTCCT GAGCAGGAAGTGGACAGTCTCATCTCCCAAAGAGACCAGCACAGCCGGACATGGATGGAACCTCTATGTGGTCGACACCGTCTCCCCCATCACTCTCTACCAAGAGATG GTTGAATACAGCCAGCGTTACGCAGAGACCAACCCACAGGCCCAAAGTCTGCGGCACCTCTTCAGTGAAgctcacctcctcctccgcGCCTCCTTACTGCAGCCATCTGAACAGCAGCAGAACAGCGAGGGCGTCCCAGCGGTGTCTCTGCAgacagatacagacagacagcctgagagacagacagctgcgcagacagacagacaagaacTGGAGAAGGCGTTAAGGGAGAACTGTGCTCAGCTGGGAGACTGTTTCAGCAg GAGCAGCCAGAAGGACTGTCACTTGGCTCTACCTTACTACAGGATGTCTGGTCTGTCAGTCACAGAGGTCATGGTCAGGAACCGCCCCCTTCCCAGCAGCCCCCATTCCTACGGCGCCGGCTTCTTATTTTACCTGAAGCATTACCTGTTAGAAGAAACAGAGCAGATCCTCAGTCAG GAAGCAGCTGATGAGGTCATAGACattttcagccaatcagagccctCACAGCTCGTCAGCGTGTGCGCCAGCCCATCCATGACGAACGTCAGTCCTGCACGGACGCTGCAAATCTTGCGACATCTGGAGGACAGCGCTGGCGTGTCGGTGCCACTGAcaatcaccatggcaaccatgCTGCTACGCTTGGACGACCTGCCACAGTACGCGCAGCTGATGGAGAGACACACTGAG ATGCTGCTGGTTTACGGGTTCATCGAGGAGCCGAGGCTGCTGCTGCACGGTGGAGGTGGAGGCCAGCACACACGCGTGCAAACCACAGCGCTGAGTCAGCAGCTGGCAAAATCCCAGCCAGGACTGCTGGTGGCCGGCATGGTGGCGCTGCATGAGAACAACAAAGTTCAGCTGGAGCAGGCCGACCATATATTCAAG gagCTGGGCTGTGAGAATTGCTTACAGGTGGATTTCTGGGAGGGGATGCTCATGGCCTCGTCACAGGAAGCTGTCATCCAGGAGCTTCTTTTCCGAGTGTCTTCTGTCTACATCGACCGACTGACACAGACAAACTCAGATACACACACCAACCCTCCACACAGACGTCCAACACGCAGGTCATTGAAGAGCGCAGACGATCTG atcaACTCGTGCACGCATTACGGTGCTCTGTACCCGTGGCTCACTGTTCTCAGTCCAGCTCACACTACCAGCTCTCAACACCAGGAGGCGTTACACAAACTGCAG TCTCTGCTGTGTGGTCCGTCCCTGTCTGTGGGCTCTGTCATACCTCTGTTGGAGCGTCTCTCAGACGAAACCTTATGGGGCTTCAGCCTGCACCTCCTCTGCACCACCAGAAGGGGGCAGTACGATTGCAGCATTGAAAAGCTGCTGGACCGTTGCCCTCAGGCCATCATAGCCTACGCCAATCACCAGTTACAAGACAAATACATG GCGTTATGGTGGCAGAAGCTGCTCCCAGAGCTTTGTAACCGGACAAGAGCTGCTGCAGACAACAGCATCCTACTGG